From the Fusobacterium ulcerans ATCC 49185 genome, the window TGGATGTATTCTTGTAGATTATTTTGGAAAAGATAATGTAATTTCTCAGGAAGAAGCAGAACTTATGACATTGTTATGTATAAATACTTCTATTAGAATTGGAAATAAAATGCTGGAAGAAGAAAAAATAGACTATGAAAGAACTGCTACTATTGGAAAACTTGCAGATAGATTTTTTGGCAGAAGAGAAGATTCTTTGAAAAAAGTAATTTCTATTGTTGAAAGAATGGCAGAATGCGACTATAATAATAGTTGTCTTAGAAATGGAATAAATTCTATTAGAGAAGAAGTGATTAAAATAAAACATGAAAATGCTATATTGAAAGAATATTCTAAGAGTTATGAAAATAATATGGAAGTAATAGAATTTGAGAAATTTTTATATGATGTTACAGAAAAAATGCAGCCTGATTTAGAGGCAAATAATATAACTCTTTCTATGTTTATTAACTATAATGGAAAGATAATGGGAGATAAAAAGCAGCTTGAAAAGGTTTTCCATGAGTTAATAAAAAATGCTAAGCAAGCTGTTATAAATAAAAATACAAGTAGTAAAAAAATTAATTTAATTGTAACAAAAGATAAAAATATAGATAAAATAAGGATAAATATAATAGATAATGGAATAGGTATGACTGAAGAACAGCTTTCTAATGTATTTGATCCATTTATAAGTTTTAATGAAAATACTCCAGGATTAGGGCTTGCAATAGTACAGAGAATTATAAAAGATCATCATGGAGTAATCAAATTCTCATCTAAGATAGATGAGGGAACAGATGTAAAAATAACTTTAAATGTATATAAGGAGGAGATTTAACAATGAGCGAAAAAGATTATGGTGCTACATTGAACCTTCCGAAGACGAGCTTTCAAATGAAAGCTAATCTTCCGAACAAGGAACCAAAATTTATAAAAATGTGGCAGGAAAAGGATATTTATTCAAAAGGCTTGAAGAAAGGCACTCAAACTTTCATTCTGCATGATGGACCGCCATATGCAAATGGTGAAATTCACATAGGGCATGCTTTGAATAAAATTCTTAAAGATATAATCTTGAAATATAAAAGATTGAGAGGGTACAAAGTACCATATGTACCTGGATGGGATACACATGGACTTCCTATTGAATTAAAAGTTACAGAGAAATTGGGTTCAAAAGCAAAAGAGATGTCAGCAGTAGAAATCAGAGAATTATGTGCTGAATATGCTAAAAAATGGGTTGGAATCCAAAAAGAAGGATTTGTTAGATTAGGAATATTAGGAGATTGGGAAAATCCATATCTTACATTAAATCCTGAATATGAAGCAAAACAATTAGAAGTATTTGGAGAGCTTTATGAAAATGGATATATATTCAAAGGGTTGAAACCTATATACTGGTCACCAGTAACAGAAACAGCTCTTGCAGAAGCAGAGATAGAATATAAAAATGTATCATCACCTTCAATATATGTAAGAATGAAGGCTAACGCTGATCTTTTAGAAAGATTAGGACTTACTGAAGAAGCATGGGTAGTAATATGGACAACTACTCCTTGGACTTTGCCTGCAAATGTTGCTATAAGTTTAAATCCAGATTTTGAGTATGGTGTATATAAAACTGAAAAAGGAAATCTGATATTAGGAAAAGATCTTGCAGAAAAAGCATTTACTGAAATGGATCTTGAGCAGTTTGAATTAATAAAAGAATTCCAAGGAAAAGATTTAGAAAGAACTACATATCAGCATCCATTCCTTGATAGAACAGGAATGATTATACTTGGTACTCATGTAACTGCTGATGCAGGAACAGGTTGTGTTCATACAGCCCCTGGGCATGGACAAGATGACTATGTAGTAGGAACTAGATATGGACTTCCAGTTATTTCTCCAATCAATAATAAAGGAGTACTAACAGAGGAAGCAGGAGAGTTTGCTGGATTATTCTATGCACAAGCTAATAAAGCAATTTGTGCTCACTTAGAAAAATCAGGGCATTTAATGAAATTAAAAATGATAGAACACTCTTATCCACATGACTGGAGATCAAAAACTCCTGTTATATTCAGAGCTACTGAGCAATGGTTCGTAAATGTAGAAGGATCAGATATAAGAGAGAGAGCTTTAAAAGCCTTAGATGATGTAGAATTCATACCAGCATGGGGAAGAAACAGAATTGGTTCTATGCTTGAAACAAGACCTGACTGGTGTATCTCAAGACAAAGAGTATGGGGAGTGCCAATTCCAGTATTCTTTAATGAAGCAAATGGAAAAGAGATATTCAATAAAGAAATACTTGCAAGAGTAGTTGAAATAGTTAAAAAAGAGGGAACAGCAGCTTGGCTTAAATATACAGCTGAAGAACTTATTGGTGAAGAACTGATGGAAAAATATGAACTTAAAGGTTTAGAACTTAGAAAAGAAACAAATATTATGGACGTTTGGTTTGACTCAGGAGTATCTCATAGAGCAGTGCTTGAAACAAGAGGAGATCTTTTACATAGACCAGCAGATATGTATTTAGAAGGATCAGACCAGCACAGAGGATGGTTCCAGACATCACTTCTGACTTCTATAGGTTCTACACATGATGCTCCATTCAAAAAGATACTGACTCACGGATTTGTAAATGATGGAGAAGGTAAGAAAATGTCTAAATCAGTTGGAAATACAGTAGTTCCATCTGATGTAATAAAACTATATGGAGCAGATATACTTAGATTATGGTGTGCTTCAGTAGATTACAGAGAAGATGTAAAAATATCTGACAATATCTTAAAACAAATGGCTGAAGCTTACAGAAGAGTAAGAAATACAGCAAGATATATATTAGGAAACAGCAATGACTTTGATCCTAATACAGATAAAGTTCCATATGAGCAACTAATGGAAATAGACAAATGGGCATTAAATAAGTTAGAGATATTAAAAAGAAAAGTTACTGAAAATTATGATAGATATGAATTTTACAATCTTTTTCAAGAGATTCATTATTTTGCTGGAATAGATATGTCTGCATTTTATCTTGACATAATAAAAGATAGATTATACACTGAAGGAACTAATTCAATAGAGAGAAGAGCAGCTCAAACTGTTATGACAGAAATTTTAGTTACTCTTACTAAGATGATAACTCCTATACTTTCATTCACTTCAGAAGAAATATGGGAAACTTTACCAGAAGTATTGAAAGACAGTGAATCAGTTTTATTGACAGACTGGTATGAAGAAAATGATCAATATCTAAATCCAGAGATAGAAAATAAATGGGTAGAGATAATTAAAGTAAGAAAAGAAGCTAATAAAATACTTGAAAAAGCAAGACAAGGAGAAAATAGAATAATTGGAAATTCACTGGATGCTAAAGTGATACTTCATTCAACAGATGCAGAAGTACAAAAGTTCTTAGTTGAAAATAGAGAGAAACTTGAACTTGCTCTTATCGTTTCAGAAGTAGAAATTGCAGAAAATGTAGATGATACTTTTGTAAGAGGAGAAGAGGCTCAAGATCTTTACATCAAAGTACTTCATGCTGATGGAGAAAAGTGTGAAAGATGCTGGAAATATTCTACTGAACTTGGAAAAGACCCTGAACATCCAACTCTTTGTCCAAGATGTGCAAGCGTACTAAAGAATAGCTAGGAGAAAATATGATCTATATAATTTTAGTCTTTATACTGGTTCTATTAGACCAAATATCTAAATACATTGTGGATAAGAACTTTTTTGAGGGAGATACTATTGGTGTACTGACTGATTTTTTCCACTTTACATATGTGAAAAATAGAGGGATAGCCTTTGGAATGTTTCAAGGGAAGCTTGATATAATAAGCATAGCTACAGTTATAGCAATTGTAGCTATTGCATATTATTTGTATAAGGGCAGAAATAAAATGTCTTTATTAGAAAAATTAGGATTTACTTTTGTTTTGGCTGGAGCAATAGGAAATATGATAGATAGAATATGGAGAGGATTTGTCATTGATATGATAGACTTTAGAGGTATTTGGTCTTTTGTTTTCAATCTAGCTGATGTATGGATAAATATAGGAGTTGTATTGATACTTCTAGATTACTTTTTTGCAGAAAAAAAGAAGAAAAAATAGAGGAGGATTAAAAATGACATTTCAAGAGATAATTTTTGCTCTTCAAAAATACTGGAGTTCTAAAGGATGCGTATTAGGAAATCCTTATGACATCGAAAAAGGTGCAGGAACATTTAACCCTAACACATTCTTAATGTCTTTAGGACCTGAACCATGGAATGTTGCTTATGTAGAGCCATCAAGAAGACCAAAAGATGGAAGATATGGAGAAAACCCTAACAGAGTTTATCAACATCATCAATTTCAGGTTATAATGAAGCCATCTCCATTAAATATTCAGGAACTTTATCTTGAAAGTTTAAGAGT encodes:
- the ileS gene encoding isoleucine--tRNA ligase codes for the protein MSEKDYGATLNLPKTSFQMKANLPNKEPKFIKMWQEKDIYSKGLKKGTQTFILHDGPPYANGEIHIGHALNKILKDIILKYKRLRGYKVPYVPGWDTHGLPIELKVTEKLGSKAKEMSAVEIRELCAEYAKKWVGIQKEGFVRLGILGDWENPYLTLNPEYEAKQLEVFGELYENGYIFKGLKPIYWSPVTETALAEAEIEYKNVSSPSIYVRMKANADLLERLGLTEEAWVVIWTTTPWTLPANVAISLNPDFEYGVYKTEKGNLILGKDLAEKAFTEMDLEQFELIKEFQGKDLERTTYQHPFLDRTGMIILGTHVTADAGTGCVHTAPGHGQDDYVVGTRYGLPVISPINNKGVLTEEAGEFAGLFYAQANKAICAHLEKSGHLMKLKMIEHSYPHDWRSKTPVIFRATEQWFVNVEGSDIRERALKALDDVEFIPAWGRNRIGSMLETRPDWCISRQRVWGVPIPVFFNEANGKEIFNKEILARVVEIVKKEGTAAWLKYTAEELIGEELMEKYELKGLELRKETNIMDVWFDSGVSHRAVLETRGDLLHRPADMYLEGSDQHRGWFQTSLLTSIGSTHDAPFKKILTHGFVNDGEGKKMSKSVGNTVVPSDVIKLYGADILRLWCASVDYREDVKISDNILKQMAEAYRRVRNTARYILGNSNDFDPNTDKVPYEQLMEIDKWALNKLEILKRKVTENYDRYEFYNLFQEIHYFAGIDMSAFYLDIIKDRLYTEGTNSIERRAAQTVMTEILVTLTKMITPILSFTSEEIWETLPEVLKDSESVLLTDWYEENDQYLNPEIENKWVEIIKVRKEANKILEKARQGENRIIGNSLDAKVILHSTDAEVQKFLVENREKLELALIVSEVEIAENVDDTFVRGEEAQDLYIKVLHADGEKCERCWKYSTELGKDPEHPTLCPRCASVLKNS
- the lspA gene encoding signal peptidase II, translated to MIYIILVFILVLLDQISKYIVDKNFFEGDTIGVLTDFFHFTYVKNRGIAFGMFQGKLDIISIATVIAIVAIAYYLYKGRNKMSLLEKLGFTFVLAGAIGNMIDRIWRGFVIDMIDFRGIWSFVFNLADVWINIGVVLILLDYFFAEKKKKK